The genomic interval TTCATGTTACCCTTGCACTTTTTGTACAAATCAATCAAATCATTTTTCTCCGAGTCAGATCCTCTATAGTTTGCTTGAAACTCCTCAATATCAGCTTCCGTGACCTATACCACATTTTTAAGTACCACATAGATGAACACAAATATCCTTTCAAAAAAGAATTAACATAATACACCACAATGCATCAGAAAACAGAATCTTATGTAATAAAAGAAATACCTTCTTGTACATTGTTCTGAAGAACTCTTGAAGATTCTGAACAGCATCTCCAGCAAGGTCctgattttcaaaaataaataaaaaaataagttttagtTAAGGACTTGTGACTAAAGTTTCCTAAATGCTACCCTTGCAGCgtataacattttaaaataattcattttggATGAATTGTGAACCTAGAGTCTTTGGAAATGATTTTTCTGATAACAGTTAATGGAACATAAGGATTTTAGCTCTAATTTTTTCATTTCCTAATTTTTATACTCACTTTGTTTGCACCCATCTCAATCTCTATTTTTTACCTTATTACATAGGTCactttctttctcttccttCCTTATTTCTCCCATCCCTCTAAGACGCATACTCCCTAATTGGATAAACTCAGCTCCTCCTAAAAGTTAAAACCAACATATACACTTATTAAGCTCTTTCATCTAAGTAGGTATAAGTTATATACACTTATTAAGCTCTTTCATCTAGCTAGGTataacttatatataaaaaatttattaagacgtgagtttaagtctaactcatCCTCGTAAATTTGACTTCTAAAGTGAGTTTTCCCACCACTGATCTAATGtacattgatttttttaattgatttgggATCACTAACACACCAAAACTTCACATCTCGAATTTGAAACTAGATATGAATTAGGCTTAAACTCACTTTCTAAAAGATTCAATTCACTTTAagtttatgttttgttttcctataaatactaattaaattttttatctaaatatatCCTATCAGATCCTAATTAATCAGCAACAACACATCATCAGAGTCTAACTCACATCATCATCAAGACATCCAGTTTGATCATAAAGTGTCCGCTTCTCTTCATCCCCGAGAATCGATATCACTTTTTGCAGTTGCTGGAATTTCTCTTTAGCTTCCTGCAACAATAACAACACAAGAAATTACTGTCAAGCCCTAAAACTAATCtagtgagaaaagaaaaaaccacGACAATTGGTATATTGAGCTTAAAGAATGACCTCATCACCAGGGTTCTTATCAGGATGGAGCCTCAACGCCAACTTGTAGTAAGCCTTCTTTATTTCCTGCTGAGACGCGGTTCTCTCCACACCAAGAACCTGCAAccaacaaatcaaatcaaattaagaAAGTCAAATATCACTCACAGTAACATCATAGTTTAATTCGAAGGGTCAGATGTTCGATGATCAATGAGAAGAGTGAATTTAGGGTACCTGGTAGAGGCTGGTTTCATCACGCTGCCCTTTCATTTCCTCGTCGTCAGAAATCCTAGCTTTCTTCTTCTGCGCCATTTTGGTTATGCACAAGCAAACTGTTATTCCAATACTTCTTACGCGGGGTTTATCACAACTTGTATTTTATGttaaactaaattttattttattttttaaaaaaaaacaaaaagttagGGTTGTTCCCGCCATGTGATTTATTCTTCTTCCCGCCCTAATAAACCCAAATCTCTATCCATAAATTTCACGTGAGACATGTTCTGTTTTATATAGGGTATTAATATGAATAgacaatatataaaataataattgataattttagttaaatattttCTCACATATTTTACAAGATTGGGAATTAGAGAATAAAgttgtttctattattttttgatAATGCTTTTACCAGtgatattcttaaaaaaaaaaaaaatactttaagaaGACAATTTCTTTTACAAAATTGTTTGATATGTGGTggtgaatttttttatgttcattgttgtgtatatatattaaatttaattgttaaaaactattaaaagtgtttgatgatatttttcaccaaaataaaaataacatcaaATATGTGAGAATTTCAAAGAGTAAAATGGTGAAATTCAAACAATgtctttaaatgttttgataTTAATGCATCATGTGAATGGTGTCTTGATGTCTCTACAAGACGGAACCCAACTTACTTGATACTTAAAAGTTATCTTAAATATCAATGTTTGCTTGGAAGCCTGAACTTAATTGAtgaatcttataaatatttCCTTTTAGAGGGAGAGTGAGAGAGTTGAACAAATTTGTAGGTTCTAGTTAccctttttttatattactacCTTGATTTTTGACATCAAGTTATCCTACTTtccaactttattttttaaaagtttgaaaaatTCAATGTTTGTTGATGGAAATGGTGAAGGATGAGGataaactaattaataatatGGTTGAATTAATGATAGTAACATTTGATTAATATTAGAATGAATATAGTGTTGCGCTTGCATTTGTATTTGGTATAGTTTTAGACACAAAAATGAAGTTAAAAACATTAGATTTCTACTATGAAAAAATTGTTTCACTTCAAAgataaaattggaaaaataaagaaaaatttatgcaaactttttGTCAAATACTCCAGCAAAGGTTTGACAACATCATGAGTTTTCAAAAGTGTAAGTATGGACAAtcttcattctcatatccttctaaatcaagttttttttttatgtaaattactcactttaaaatttttgttgCACTTGTCCACTATACATGCTACTAACTTATTATAgcataataaaaagtaaaaatgtgTAAGCTTCAAATGCAAGTCAAATGTAGGACGAGGTCAAAATATGATAAGTCAACTCGCATTGTCATTCCTAATAACACACTCATCAcctacaaaacaaaaattaatattttaaaaataattagaatttaagtattaattttttttcttaataaatgaaaattgtTGCTTGAAAACTTTTAAGTATATATGAAATATTCTATAACATTAAACAAAAATGATGACATGATTTGAAATacttttttatgatttttttaaaagaatgaaaagACTTACTTGTCAAGTTAGGTCCAAATCATTGTATGGACTTTTTTATCCGGGTACATCATAGTGTGAATACCTTCTATAAAATTTAAACTCCACATTTTTGGATTGTACAATTcataatacatattttatattttagaatataagtctagaattttatttatttattccaaAACGtacattttgatttttttatttattttgtatttcaaatttatcattctaaaatacattttttattttattttagattatagattttagaatacaattttttttatttcaaaacttAGATTCTGAAATACAAAATAGAAAATGCATTCCTAAAATATATTATCTTAATAAGAAATACATCCCAAGTATTGAAATACATACAAGAATGTGTAATATGAAATGCATTAATATATTCTAAAagatttttcaattttagaaaaacacATTAGATTGTGAAATCGAGAATATATGGATGTAAACTGCTCATTCTAAAAAGGATTTTCTGAATCTAGAAATACATACCAAAATATACAATTCATAATGATTTTTAAGGGTAATTTATCATTTCACCTCTTCATAGGAGTGCATATTAGAAAACATCAGGCTGAAGAAATCAATACCCACTGTAAAAATGAGGCAGTgactttttcaaaaatataggaggcagtttcttcctgcactcctaCGTTTGATTTTCTGCACCCCATAATGTCatgcaaagacaaaaataaccttattattttttaaaaaccccaAATTGCGCACATGGATTCCATTTCTCTCTGAATAGCGGCGACGCTACTCCATCTCTTAGCACAAGAAGATGTTTCTTTTGGTGGTGGTCGGTAGTGTATCGGATTATCGTTTTCACAATTTATATCTAGTATTTTAGACAATGCGATTCGATAATTTTACGGAATCAGGAATCGATATTTGTTTTTTCACATTCAGGATTTAGAAATCTATAAATCTTCTGGATTAGAGAATCTGTAAATATTTCAGATTGGGAACCATCTTCCGCATTGGAGAATCCGTAAGTCTTTAGGATCCATCgatccttaaaaaaaattaggcttccagattcagcaatctgaaaatcaacaatttattaaCAATTTGCTTCCGAAACACCTCCTCATCCGAAAAACAGCATGATTcacttccggattgatgaatccataACACACTCCACCATGGTGACCTTTTCCAAATAAAAGGTCAATGCCACTTGCgagatttttaaatttgtgggggtgcaggaagaagaagccaatACGATCACTCTGTTTTTGTTTGTTCTGGTGGATCTCTGTGAAACTCCATTTCAGAGTCCGAGGCTTATTTTTTCGGCCTGATAGTATATGCTTTTCGTAagcaattaaaaatatatttaattatgtttcTAGTAAGTGAAATTTGATTTCAAATGCTCAAATTTTAAAGAActcattttagttttaaatttaaaaaatacaaaaaattagaTTCTCAATTTCATTTgctatttttcattattttgttttcttttgtcaaagtaatataacataaaaagtgcacatttttaaataaaattaatggaCAGGGTtccatatatttaatatttcattttggGTGTATTGCTTAGAAGTGACAACGGAATGAGTATACTCATTTCTTGTTTCTATTATGaaagtaaatattattttttttcttatatctcatgagtataaaatttgtatttatcttcatcttcttgaatAGTAGATATACTTATATCCATCCAACaacttaaaattatattttttaaaaataaaataatactcacagtaaaaagaatattattgaatttagtgtaatttttttgtttaatataaaaattaaaattaaaattttatatatttaaaataaaataaaaatattttaataatttaaatagaaataaatacgGGACGAACATCAACATTCAcactttcatttttatatttaatttttaaaaaaaaatcttattataCTCATACATATCttgatttaaatatttttcatctcATTGAGAAGAAGAACATATTAGAACAATAAACCCTAAACAATAATCATAAATAcaagtttatttaaataatttaggttttaatcttcaatTGAAAAATGATCCAATTCTATAAATTTTCCACTAGTGGAATAAATTGTAGAGCTAAAGTTCCAATATTTCAATAATACAGGGCATATCATCATCCACTCTCAAACTTATTCATCAAATAATAGAGACATGACATGTATATGTAATGATTTAGGAATGAActcttattatattattttatattattatgacACGTAGTAAATGATatataagagaaaaataacataaataatattgtttcataaatattttttttttcaattacgTGATATGGTAAGATTAATCTTAAAAAGTTTCATATTACTAATTTCAATCAATATCTTCAATTTTACGTggataataatatttaacttttttttaaacttttgaaaacttattggttattaattatttttttaggaaAGTAACAAATTAATTCACATATATATGAAACAAACATAATTATTAGTATTTGGTAGCAAATTTGCAAGATTATTGATAGATCATTtgtttaaatatgaaatatattattGTGTCTTGTATCTTGtattaaatattcaaatatactaagaaaatgattttttttttcttttaaaaagaacaCATCATTTGCTATACGTATGACCATCCTTACACAGTTCAGAATCAGTCATCAGGAATATGACATGACTTTCAAATGTCATAAACTAGATCTGATAATTTAAAAGAATGCATTATAgaagtaaaaaatgtttaagTTCTTATAAACCAGCAGCTTCTAAGCCCTGGTTTAGAAGACTGTTGATTTTGATAGTTACCACACATCATCttacaattaattaaaattcatcactcaaattattttcaaataaattgtttattttgCCTTACTTTAAGTATAATGTTTCGTGAATGTTTCGTAATCGAttaaatatttatcttaattaccattaaaaaatcatgtttagggtagtccatatttttttttgaagaaaatgcatgtgttgataaattaattaatttaaaatttattcataaagaaccATTTCATTGATACAATAGACTTTCATCTAacactagtgcagaaacataaaacaaatgcggttttataaccgcatttgatcaacacgcacttgtaaatcaaaaaatataaatgcggctatatagccgcatttataaataccatttacaagtgGTAATATGccgaatcattaaaaaaaattaaaaattttaaaacatcgtcaatcttgtgtgaagCCAAGATTGATGAAGAGTCACGGGAGCGAACAACGGTGACGGCAGCAGAAGCGACGACGGACAGGGAAGCAG from Phaseolus vulgaris cultivar G19833 chromosome 1, P. vulgaris v2.0, whole genome shotgun sequence carries:
- the LOC137814084 gene encoding chaperone protein dnaJ 6-like; protein product: MAQKKKARISDDEEMKGQRDETSLYQVLGVERTASQQEIKKAYYKLALRLHPDKNPGDEEAKEKFQQLQKVISILGDEEKRTLYDQTGCLDDDDLAGDAVQNLQEFFRTMYKKVTEADIEEFQANYRGSDSEKNDLIDLYKKCKGNMNRLFCSMLCSDPKLDSHRFKDILDEAIAAGELKATKAYQKWAKEVSETKPPSNPLRRREKSNKQSETDLHAMIAQRQNERKGQFDSMFSSLVSKYGGGDMPEPSEEEFEATRRKLETGRSSKNSKQSKRK